From Cellulomonas dongxiuzhuiae, the proteins below share one genomic window:
- a CDS encoding glycoside hydrolase family 6 protein, whose product MPPRTKAASAAGRKLVAALAAGAVVAAGVTALTSTAASAAAGCRADYAISSQWPGGFGGTVTVTNLGDPLSSWDLRWSFPNGQTIQSLWNGQVSSSGSQVTVTNSPWNGSVATNGTIQVGFNGSWSGANGAPTSFTLNGTTCTGGVTGPTQQPTQTPSSTPRPTQSPTPSRTPTQTPSPQPTQSQPPVSSSDFYVDPTTSAYAAWQAASGTDKNLLAKIALTPQALWIGDWATASATQEQVRDYTGRARAAGKTALLVVYAIPGRDCGSYSGGGVSTSEYARWIDTVAAGIQGNPWVILEPDALAQLGDCDGQGDRVGFLQYAAKSLTAKGARVYIDAGNSAWLSASEAANRLNRIGFSDAVGFSLNVSNYRTTAEAKAYGQQISQLTGGKRFVIDTSRNGNGATGSEWCNPSGRALGERPTKVNDGSGLDALLWIKRPGESDGTCNGGPTAGAWWQAMALELARNAKW is encoded by the coding sequence ATGCCCCCCCGCACGAAGGCGGCCTCCGCCGCCGGTCGCAAGCTCGTCGCGGCCCTCGCCGCAGGAGCGGTGGTCGCCGCCGGCGTCACCGCGCTCACGTCCACCGCGGCGAGCGCCGCGGCCGGCTGCCGTGCCGACTACGCGATCAGCAGCCAGTGGCCCGGCGGCTTCGGCGGCACGGTCACCGTCACCAACCTCGGCGACCCGCTGTCGTCATGGGACCTGCGCTGGTCGTTCCCCAACGGGCAGACGATCCAGTCGCTCTGGAACGGCCAGGTGTCGTCGAGCGGCTCGCAGGTCACCGTCACCAACTCGCCGTGGAACGGCTCGGTCGCCACCAACGGCACCATCCAGGTCGGCTTCAACGGCTCCTGGAGCGGTGCGAACGGCGCCCCGACGTCCTTCACGCTCAACGGCACGACGTGCACGGGCGGGGTCACGGGCCCGACGCAGCAGCCCACGCAGACGCCGTCGTCCACGCCGCGGCCGACCCAGTCGCCGACTCCCTCGCGGACGCCGACGCAGACGCCGAGCCCGCAGCCCACCCAGTCGCAGCCGCCCGTGAGCAGCAGCGACTTCTACGTCGACCCCACGACGTCCGCGTACGCGGCGTGGCAGGCGGCGTCCGGCACCGACAAGAACCTCCTGGCCAAGATCGCGCTGACGCCGCAGGCGCTGTGGATCGGCGACTGGGCCACGGCCAGCGCCACGCAGGAGCAGGTGCGTGACTACACCGGTCGGGCTCGCGCCGCGGGCAAGACCGCGCTCCTCGTCGTCTACGCGATCCCGGGCCGCGACTGCGGGTCCTACTCGGGCGGTGGCGTCTCGACGTCGGAGTACGCGCGCTGGATCGACACCGTCGCCGCCGGCATCCAGGGCAACCCCTGGGTGATCCTCGAGCCGGACGCGCTCGCGCAGCTCGGTGACTGCGACGGCCAGGGCGACCGGGTCGGCTTCCTGCAGTACGCCGCCAAGTCCCTGACGGCCAAGGGTGCGCGCGTCTACATCGACGCCGGCAACTCCGCGTGGCTCTCGGCGAGCGAGGCCGCCAACCGCCTCAACCGCATCGGGTTCTCCGACGCCGTGGGCTTCTCGCTCAACGTGTCGAACTACCGGACGACGGCCGAGGCCAAGGCCTACGGACAGCAGATCTCGCAGCTGACGGGCGGCAAGAGGTTCGTCATCGACACCTCCCGCAACGGCAACGGCGCCACGGGCAGCGAGTGGTGCAACCCGAGCGGACGCGCGCTCGGTGAGCGTCCCACCAAGGTGAACGACGGCAGCGGGCTTGACGCGCTGCTGTGGATCAAGCGGCCGGGCGAGTCCGACGGCACGTGCAACGGCGGCCCGACGGCCGGCGCGTGGTGGCAGGCGATGGCCCTGG
- the rsgA gene encoding ribosome small subunit-dependent GTPase A: MTEPAAPPTADDGAPLRARVVRADRGALLVVPDDDLGAAAHRADLPRDGLLPLPDGTRVPPTVGDVVDVERGGRVDAAWRATVLHPRRTAVVRDSAGRTSLEQAVAANVDLVLVVEHLDPDPDLGRVERLLTLAWRSGARPVVVLTKADLVPDPEGMAAEVAAVAIGVDVHVVSVVDGTGLTPVRALLAPGVALVAVGPSGAGKSSLVNALAGRQVMATGGRRADGRGRHTTTHRELVPLADGAVLVDTPGVRGVGLVAAPDALDATFADVAALAARCRFADCAHVTEPGCAVQEALAGGELAERRLASWRKLQREAEHAARRADARLAAEERARWRRVTREYHRQQRSRGSHRG; encoded by the coding sequence GTGACCGAGCCCGCCGCACCCCCCACCGCCGACGACGGTGCGCCGCTGCGCGCCCGCGTCGTGCGTGCGGACCGCGGTGCCCTGCTCGTCGTCCCGGACGACGACCTGGGCGCCGCCGCGCACCGGGCCGACCTGCCGCGCGACGGCCTGCTGCCGCTGCCGGACGGCACGCGCGTCCCGCCCACGGTCGGTGACGTCGTCGACGTGGAGCGGGGGGGTCGCGTGGACGCGGCCTGGCGCGCGACGGTGCTGCACCCCCGGCGCACCGCGGTCGTGCGCGACTCCGCGGGACGCACGTCGCTCGAGCAGGCGGTCGCGGCCAACGTCGACCTCGTGCTCGTCGTCGAGCACCTGGACCCCGACCCGGACCTGGGGCGCGTCGAGCGGCTGCTGACGCTCGCGTGGCGTTCGGGTGCCCGGCCCGTCGTCGTGCTGACCAAGGCCGACCTGGTGCCCGATCCCGAGGGCATGGCCGCGGAGGTCGCGGCGGTGGCGATCGGCGTCGACGTGCACGTCGTGAGCGTCGTCGACGGGACGGGTCTCACGCCGGTGCGCGCCCTGCTCGCGCCCGGCGTCGCGCTCGTCGCGGTGGGTCCGTCGGGTGCCGGCAAGTCGAGCCTGGTCAACGCGCTCGCCGGGCGCCAGGTCATGGCCACGGGCGGGCGCCGGGCCGACGGCCGCGGGCGGCACACCACGACGCACCGCGAGCTCGTCCCGCTCGCGGACGGGGCGGTCCTCGTGGACACCCCGGGGGTCCGGGGCGTGGGGCTCGTGGCCGCACCGGACGCGCTGGACGCGACCTTCGCCGACGTCGCCGCGCTCGCGGCACGCTGCCGGTTCGCCGACTGCGCGCACGTGACCGAGCCGGGGTGCGCCGTGCAGGAAGCACTGGCGGGCGGTGAGCTGGCGGAGCGGCGCCTGGCGAGCTGGCGCAAGCTGCAGCGCGAGGCGGAGCACGCGGCGCGGCGCGCGGACGCGCGCCTGGCGGCGGAGGAGCGGGCGAGGTGGCGGCGCGTCACCCGCGAGTACCACCGGCAACAGCGGAGCCGGGGCTCGCACCGCGGGTGA
- a CDS encoding M15 family metallopeptidase yields MRTPPWRSVALVALGVAALVGIGGVASGLWSVLWGGQTAAIQGLAEEVPWDQAIVVPSLAPRPTTTPAPAAAPTFDLAQHSTSDPGSPWVIVNKQHPVTPDHVPPDLVDVDGARVRAAVEPDLRAMVEAARGQGARLVVRSGYRSHAEQADARAAIEARRGFAHAERYSARPGYSEHQTGLAVDIDSGSDPSCNLQTCFTRTPEGAWLAEHAWEHGFVVRYTEQNTGVTGYAPEGWHLRWVGRELTAHLHQNGIGSLEEAFGVSGGAEYVAG; encoded by the coding sequence ATGAGGACTCCGCCCTGGCGCAGCGTCGCGCTCGTCGCCCTGGGGGTCGCCGCCCTCGTGGGCATCGGTGGTGTCGCGTCGGGTCTGTGGTCCGTGCTGTGGGGCGGGCAGACCGCCGCCATCCAGGGGCTGGCGGAGGAGGTGCCCTGGGACCAGGCGATCGTCGTGCCGTCGCTGGCGCCGCGCCCCACGACGACCCCCGCACCCGCAGCCGCACCCACCTTCGACCTCGCGCAGCACTCCACGAGCGACCCCGGGAGCCCCTGGGTCATCGTCAACAAGCAGCACCCCGTGACCCCGGACCACGTGCCCCCGGACCTCGTCGACGTGGACGGGGCGCGCGTGCGCGCGGCGGTCGAGCCGGACCTGCGGGCGATGGTCGAGGCGGCCCGCGGCCAGGGCGCCCGGCTCGTCGTCCGCAGCGGTTACCGCTCGCACGCGGAGCAGGCGGACGCGCGCGCCGCGATCGAGGCGCGTCGCGGGTTCGCGCACGCCGAGCGCTACTCGGCCCGTCCCGGGTACTCGGAGCACCAGACCGGGCTGGCGGTCGACATCGACTCGGGCTCCGACCCGTCGTGCAACCTGCAGACGTGCTTCACGCGGACGCCCGAGGGCGCGTGGCTGGCCGAGCACGCGTGGGAGCACGGGTTCGTCGTGCGGTACACCGAGCAGAACACCGGTGTGACGGGGTACGCCCCGGAGGGCTGGCACCTGCGGTGGGTCGGCCGCGAGCTGACCGCCCACCTGCACCAGAACGGCATCGGCTCGCTCGAGGAGGCATTCGGCGTCTCCGGCGGCGCGGAGTACGTCGCGGGCTGA
- a CDS encoding RNB domain-containing ribonuclease translates to MPGRPVRLPAPADDATSRAVTAGLDALRAEVELPVTYPADALAEAGSAARRAPDAPHAPGERADRTDVPFVTIDPPGSTDLDQAVHVERRGSGWRVRYAIADVAAFVAPGGALDGETHRRGMTCYSPDGRVPLHPTVLSEGAASLLADEVRPAALWSIDLDADGEPVDVHVERALVRSRAQLSYEQVQERLDAGTADDLLRGLADVGTLREARERERGGASLDVPEQEVVRSDDGTFGLRFRATLPVEGWNAQISLLTGIVAARLMLDAGAGVVRTLPPADPKDVARLRRTATALGIDWPDALPYPDLLARLDSHIGAHAAFLREATTLFRGAGYRAFGTDGPPVPAGDDAEHAAIRAPYAHVTAPLRRLVDRYGTEVCLAAVAGRDVPDWVLAALPELPGTMMRTGRRVSAFDRGALDLVEAVVLEPRVGATFTGVVVDTDEPRDGRARGAVQLRDPAVVAPVTSDAALALGGSLDVRLDEVSVAHRRVMFVAV, encoded by the coding sequence GTGCCAGGCCGCCCCGTCCGTCTCCCCGCCCCCGCCGACGACGCGACCTCGCGTGCGGTGACCGCCGGCCTCGACGCCCTGCGCGCCGAGGTCGAGCTGCCGGTCACCTACCCCGCCGACGCCCTGGCCGAGGCGGGCTCCGCCGCGCGTCGCGCACCCGATGCGCCGCACGCACCCGGCGAGCGCGCGGACCGCACCGACGTGCCCTTCGTGACGATCGACCCCCCGGGGTCGACCGACCTCGACCAGGCCGTGCACGTCGAGCGCCGCGGCAGCGGGTGGCGGGTGCGGTACGCGATCGCCGACGTCGCCGCGTTCGTCGCACCGGGCGGCGCCCTGGACGGCGAGACCCACCGCCGCGGCATGACCTGCTACAGCCCCGACGGCCGCGTGCCGCTGCACCCGACCGTGCTCTCCGAGGGCGCCGCCAGCCTGCTCGCCGACGAGGTGCGTCCGGCCGCGCTGTGGTCGATCGACCTCGATGCCGACGGCGAGCCCGTCGACGTGCACGTCGAGCGTGCGCTCGTCCGCAGCCGCGCCCAGCTGTCCTACGAGCAGGTCCAGGAGCGCCTCGACGCGGGCACCGCCGACGACCTGCTGCGCGGGCTGGCCGACGTCGGCACCCTGCGCGAGGCGCGCGAGCGGGAACGCGGCGGTGCGTCCCTCGACGTCCCGGAGCAGGAGGTCGTGCGGTCCGACGACGGCACCTTCGGCCTGCGGTTCCGCGCGACCCTGCCGGTCGAGGGGTGGAACGCCCAGATCTCGCTGCTGACGGGCATCGTCGCGGCGCGGCTCATGCTCGACGCGGGTGCGGGCGTCGTGCGCACCCTGCCCCCGGCCGACCCGAAGGACGTCGCGCGCCTGCGGCGCACGGCGACGGCGCTGGGCATCGACTGGCCCGACGCGCTGCCGTACCCCGACCTGCTCGCGCGGCTCGACTCGCACATCGGCGCGCACGCGGCGTTCCTGCGCGAGGCGACCACGCTGTTCCGCGGCGCCGGCTACCGCGCGTTCGGCACCGACGGGCCGCCGGTGCCCGCGGGCGACGACGCCGAGCACGCGGCCATCCGCGCACCGTACGCGCACGTCACCGCGCCGCTGCGCCGGCTGGTCGACCGCTACGGCACCGAGGTCTGCCTCGCCGCGGTCGCCGGCCGGGACGTGCCCGACTGGGTGCTCGCCGCGCTGCCGGAGCTGCCGGGGACCATGATGCGGACCGGCCGACGCGTCTCGGCGTTCGACCGCGGCGCGCTGGACCTCGTCGAGGCGGTCGTGCTCGAGCCCCGCGTCGGCGCGACGTTCACCGGCGTCGTGGTCGACACGGACGAGCCGCGCGACGGCCGGGCGCGCGGCGCCGTGCAGCTGCGCGACCCGGCGGTGGTGGCGCCCGTGACGTCGGACGCCGCGCTGGCGCTCGGCGGGAGCCTCGACGTTCGGCTGGACGAGGTCTCGGTGGCGCACCGACGGGTGATGTTCGTGGCTGTCTGA
- a CDS encoding alpha/beta hydrolase, which translates to MSTIQAQPLPRPGTRGTTPLRPASLRTWHEPPGAVVRGTVVVLVGRGETAEVYERFGRRLAADAYRVVAVGEDHPTPHAVAELLAPLPAPHVVVGTDVGALAAVRVARAGHVDAVVLAGLPTSAGVQGLMWQAELDARTACTSHQRVLGQAARSSLFADVTAIVALDLTRPDDAPLDVPVLALHGAADRISPAEQAVAAYRTLGARHVALVADGRHDVLNDAAHRSVAATVVQFLERVRQGRDLPVLVDDVAAAPQPVGHA; encoded by the coding sequence GTGAGCACCATCCAGGCGCAGCCGCTGCCGCGGCCGGGCACCCGGGGCACGACACCCCTGCGGCCGGCCTCGCTGCGCACGTGGCACGAGCCGCCGGGCGCTGTGGTGCGCGGCACCGTGGTCGTGCTCGTCGGCCGCGGCGAGACCGCCGAGGTGTACGAGCGGTTCGGTCGCCGGCTCGCCGCCGACGCCTACCGCGTCGTCGCCGTCGGCGAGGACCACCCCACGCCGCACGCCGTGGCCGAGCTGCTCGCGCCGCTGCCCGCACCGCACGTCGTCGTCGGCACCGACGTCGGCGCGCTGGCCGCCGTCCGGGTCGCTCGCGCGGGGCACGTGGACGCCGTGGTCCTGGCCGGGCTGCCGACGTCGGCCGGCGTGCAGGGCCTGATGTGGCAGGCGGAGCTCGACGCGCGCACCGCCTGCACGTCCCACCAGCGGGTGCTGGGCCAGGCCGCGCGCAGCAGCCTCTTCGCCGACGTGACCGCGATCGTCGCCCTCGACCTCACCCGCCCGGACGACGCCCCGCTCGACGTGCCGGTCCTCGCGCTGCACGGCGCCGCCGACCGGATCAGCCCGGCCGAGCAGGCCGTCGCGGCGTACCGCACGCTCGGCGCCCGGCACGTCGCGCTCGTCGCCGACGGTCGTCACGACGTCCTCAACGACGCCGCGCACCGCAGCGTCGCCGCCACGGTCGTGCAGTTCCTCGAGCGTGTCCGCCAGGGCCGCGACCTCCCCGTGCTCGTGGACGACGTCGCCGCCGCACCCCAGCCGGTGGGCCACGCATGA
- a CDS encoding NADPH-dependent FMN reductase, which translates to MTRPDPARIVALVGNPRAGSRTLGAAASLAGTLAAHLETAEPVLVDLATLAPALHVQPRTTELDAALAAVAGADLLVVATPVHKASFTGLLKSFLDLYGPDGLAGVTAVPLVVSATPAHALVGEVHLRPVLVELGATVPTRTLSVLDTDLLDLGPAVDRWWVRAERPLRRAVGSSAPAGDLVEVAR; encoded by the coding sequence ATGACCCGACCCGACCCCGCCCGCATCGTCGCCCTCGTGGGCAACCCGCGCGCCGGCTCACGCACCCTGGGCGCTGCCGCGTCCCTCGCCGGGACGCTGGCCGCCCACCTCGAGACGGCCGAGCCCGTCCTCGTCGACCTCGCGACGCTCGCACCCGCGCTGCACGTGCAGCCCCGGACCACCGAGCTCGACGCCGCGCTCGCAGCGGTGGCCGGCGCCGACCTGCTCGTCGTCGCGACGCCCGTCCACAAGGCGTCCTTCACCGGCCTGCTGAAGTCGTTCCTCGACCTGTACGGCCCCGACGGCCTCGCCGGCGTGACGGCCGTGCCCCTGGTCGTCTCGGCCACGCCCGCGCACGCGCTGGTCGGGGAGGTGCACCTGCGGCCCGTCCTCGTGGAGCTCGGCGCGACCGTGCCCACCCGCACCCTGAGCGTCCTCGACACCGACCTGCTGGACCTCGGCCCCGCGGTCGACCGCTGGTGGGTGCGTGCCGAACGCCCGCTGCGCCGCGCCGTCGGCTCGTCCGCGCCCGCCGGCGACCTCGTGGAGGTGGCCCGATGA
- a CDS encoding flavin reductase family protein: MSTSTHDLHALERALADHDEPALSADAYKQVFRRHAAGVAVVALRDEDRLVGFTATSVISVSAVPPLLAFSLASGSSSWPALSRAATLTVSFLAAGQEDVSTRFATSGIDRFAAGGWTALPTGEPVIDGAQAWVRGRIVQRTPVGDSYLVSVRALAHGVADVDPLIYRDRVYHRLVTPTP; this comes from the coding sequence ATGAGCACCAGCACCCACGACCTGCACGCCCTGGAGCGTGCCCTGGCCGACCACGACGAGCCCGCCCTGTCCGCCGACGCGTACAAGCAGGTGTTCCGGCGTCACGCCGCGGGCGTCGCGGTCGTCGCCCTGCGCGACGAGGACCGGCTGGTCGGCTTCACCGCCACGTCCGTCATCTCGGTGTCGGCGGTCCCGCCGCTGCTGGCGTTCTCGCTCGCGTCCGGGTCCTCGTCGTGGCCCGCGCTGTCACGCGCGGCGACCCTGACGGTCTCGTTCCTCGCCGCCGGCCAGGAGGACGTCTCGACGCGCTTCGCGACCTCCGGCATCGACCGCTTCGCCGCCGGCGGCTGGACGGCGCTGCCGACCGGTGAGCCCGTGATCGACGGCGCGCAGGCGTGGGTGCGCGGCCGCATCGTGCAGCGCACCCCGGTCGGGGACAGCTACCTCGTCTCGGTCCGCGCGCTCGCGCACGGCGTGGCGGACGTCGACCCGCTCATCTACCGGGACCGCGTCTACCACCGGCTGGTCACCCCGACCCCCTGA